Proteins co-encoded in one Scylla paramamosain isolate STU-SP2022 chromosome 43, ASM3559412v1, whole genome shotgun sequence genomic window:
- the LOC135093735 gene encoding E3 ubiquitin-protein ligase SIAH1B-like isoform X3 — MCPCPSASCKWQGSLEQVMPHLMSVHKSITTLQGEDIVFLATDIKLPGAVDWVMIQSCFSHHFILVLGKQEKFDGHQQFFAIVQLIGFRKQAENFAYSFSLHRAPPSSTREARVRKIPQDLFIDIVESLRQHRGQHRLPATSLGLQGSSVQGPSLSAKFEWDLTLGDEEGSSLQGPSLSAKFEWDLTLGDEEGSSLQGPSLSAKFEWDLTLGDEEEYVPVVAIMT; from the exons ATGTGTCCCTGTCCCAGTGCCTCTTGCAAGTGGCAAGGCTCCCTCGAGCAGGTCATGCCACACCTCATGAGCGTCCACAAGAGTATCACCACTCTCCAAG GAGAGGACATTGTGTTCCTGGCAACAGACATCAAGCTGCCAGGTGCAGTGGACTGGGTCATGATCCAGAGTTGCTTCAGCCACCACTTTATTTTGGTGCTGGGGAAGCAAGAGAAGTTTGATGGCCACCAACAGTTCTTTGCCATTGTGCAGCTCATTGGGTTCAGGAAACAGGCTGAAAACTTTGCATACAG CTTCTCCCTGCACCGAGCACCGccaagcagcaccagagaggcacgagtacgtaag ATTCCTCAAGACCTCTTCATCGACATTGTAGAGTCTCTTCGCCAACACCGAGGACAGCACCGCCTGCCTGCCACCTCCCTTGGTCTTCAAGGCTCGTCAGTTCAAGGACCATCTCTCTCTGCCAAGTTCGAGTGGGATCTGACACTTGGGGACGAGGAAGGCTCGTCACTTCAAGGACCATCTCTCTCTGCCAAGTTCGAGTGGGATCTGACACTTGGGGACGAGGAAGGCTCGTCACTTCAAGGACCATCTCTCTCTGCCAAGTTCGAGTGGGATCTGACACttggggacgaggaggagtatGTGCCGGTGGTGGCCATCATGACTTAA
- the LOC135093735 gene encoding E3 ubiquitin-protein ligase SIAH1B-like isoform X2, whose product MCPCPSASCKWQGSLEQVMPHLMSVHKSITTLQGEDIVFLATDIKLPGAVDWVMIQSCFSHHFILVLGKQEKFDGHQQFFAIVQLIGFRKQAENFAYSSFSLHRAPPSSTREARVRKIPQDLFIDIVESLRQHRGQHRLPATSLGLQGSSVQGPSLSAKFEWDLTLGDEEGSSLQGPSLSAKFEWDLTLGDEEGSSLQGPSLSAKFEWDLTLGDEEEYVPVVAIMT is encoded by the exons ATGTGTCCCTGTCCCAGTGCCTCTTGCAAGTGGCAAGGCTCCCTCGAGCAGGTCATGCCACACCTCATGAGCGTCCACAAGAGTATCACCACTCTCCAAG GAGAGGACATTGTGTTCCTGGCAACAGACATCAAGCTGCCAGGTGCAGTGGACTGGGTCATGATCCAGAGTTGCTTCAGCCACCACTTTATTTTGGTGCTGGGGAAGCAAGAGAAGTTTGATGGCCACCAACAGTTCTTTGCCATTGTGCAGCTCATTGGGTTCAGGAAACAGGCTGAAAACTTTGCATACAG CAGCTTCTCCCTGCACCGAGCACCGccaagcagcaccagagaggcacgagtacgtaag ATTCCTCAAGACCTCTTCATCGACATTGTAGAGTCTCTTCGCCAACACCGAGGACAGCACCGCCTGCCTGCCACCTCCCTTGGTCTTCAAGGCTCGTCAGTTCAAGGACCATCTCTCTCTGCCAAGTTCGAGTGGGATCTGACACTTGGGGACGAGGAAGGCTCGTCACTTCAAGGACCATCTCTCTCTGCCAAGTTCGAGTGGGATCTGACACTTGGGGACGAGGAAGGCTCGTCACTTCAAGGACCATCTCTCTCTGCCAAGTTCGAGTGGGATCTGACACttggggacgaggaggagtatGTGCCGGTGGTGGCCATCATGACTTAA
- the LOC135093735 gene encoding uncharacterized protein LOC135093735 isoform X1: MIQSCFSHHFILVLGKQEKFDGHQQFFAIVQLIGFRKQAENFAYSFSLHRGPPSSTREARVRKVFPAFSKLRHVGNRRRRKAGEMEEEEEEIRKNRGRGGGSVTDSSRPLHRHCRVSSPTLRTAPPACHLPWSSRLVSSRTISLCQVRVGSDTWERGRLVTSRTISLCQVRVGSDTWGRGRLVTSRTISLCQVRVGSDTWGRGGVCAGGGHHDLRLELNGPRRRLTWEATPRSIHKGIQSAIMNSDYLVITWSVRYCIVLSYVQPKLLSFIS, from the exons ATGATCCAGAGTTGCTTCAGCCACCACTTTATTTTGGTGCTGGGGAAGCAAGAGAAGTTTGATGGCCACCAACAGTTCTTTGCCATTGTGCAGCTCATTGGGTTCAGGAAACAGGCTGAAAACTTTGCATACAG CTTCTCCCTGCACCGAGGACCGccaagcagcaccagagaggcacgagtacgtaag gtgtttccagCTTTTTCCAAACTCAGGCATGTAGGtaatagaagaaggagaaaagctggagaaatggaggaggaggaggaagaaataaggaaaaatagaggaagaggaggaggcagcgtaACAG ATTCCTCAAGACCTCTTCATCGACATTGTAGAGTCTCTTCGCCAACACTGAGGACAGCACCGCCTGCCTGCCACCTCCCTTGGTCTTCAAGGCTCGTCAGTTCAAGGACCATCTCTCTCTGCCAAGTTCGAGTGGGATCTGACACTTGGGAACGAGGAAGGCTCGTCACTTCAAGGACCATCTCTCTCTGCCAAGTTCGAGTGGGATCTGACACTTGGGGACGAGGAAGGCTCGTCACTTCAAGGACCATCTCTCTCTGCCAAGTTCGAGTGGGATCTGACACttggggacgaggaggagtatGTGCCGGTGGTGGCCATCATGACTTAAG ATTGGAATTGAATGGACCAAGACGGAGACTCACCTGGGAAGCCACGCCCCGATCCATACACAAAGGCATCCAATCAGCCATCATGAACTCAGATTACCTGGTGATTACCTGGAGTGTAAGATATTGTATTGTGCTTAGTTATGTACAGCCAAAGTTGTtgtcatttatttcttaa
- the LOC135093592 gene encoding E3 ubiquitin-protein ligase Siah1-like produces the protein MCPCPSASCKSQGSLEHVMPHLMSVHKREDIVFLATDIKLPGAVDWVMMQSSFGHHFMLVLEKQEKLELNGPRRRLTWEATPRSIHKGIQSAIMNSDYLVITWSWKLYEAVSIRVLRDSGCSATLLHTDKTEHEDTCEFRPYMCPCPSASCKWQGSLEQVMPHLMSVHKSITTLQGEDIVFLATDIKLPGAVDWVMIQSCFSHHFILVLGKQEKFDGHQQFFAIVQLIGFRKQAENFAYSSFSLHRAPPSSTREARVRKVSPEMPVFPQSALLPAFTTIVNCLVLVYLGFIIRFLGIF, from the exons ATGTGTCCGTGTCCCAGTGCCTCTTGCAAGTCGCAAGGCTCCCTCGAGCATGTCATGCCACACCTCATGAGCGTCCACAAGA GAGAAGACATTGTGTTCCTGGCAACAGACATCAAGCTGCCAGGTGCAGTGGACTGGGTCATGATGCAGAGTTCCTTCGGCCACCACTTCATGTTAGTGCTGGAGAAGCAAGAGAA ATTGGAATTGAATGGACCAAGACGGAGACTCACCTGGGAAGCCACGCCCCGATCCATACACAAAGGCATCCAATCAGCCATCATGAACTCAGATTACCTGGTGATTACCTGGAGT TGGAAACTATATGAAGCTGTTAGTATCA GAGTTCTCCGAG ACTCGGGCTGCTCCGCCACTCTGCTCCACACGGACAAGACGGAACATGAAGACACCTGTGAGTTCCGGCCGTACATGTGTCCCTGTCCCAGTGCCTCTTGCAAGTGGCAAGGCTCCCTCGAGCAGGTCATGCCACACCTCATGAGCGTCCACAAGAGTATCACCACTCTCCAAG GAGAGGACATTGTGTTCCTGGCAACAGACATCAAGCTGCCAGGTGCAGTGGACTGGGTCATGATCCAGAGTTGCTTCAGCCATCACTTTATTTTGGTGCTGGGGAAGCAAGAGAAGTTTGATGGCCACCAACAGTTCTTTGCCATTGTGCAGCTCATTGGGTTCAGGAAACAGGCTGAAAACTTTGCATACAG CAGCTTCTCCCTGCACCGAGCACCGccaagcagcaccagagaggcacgagtacgtaaggtgagtccagaGATGCCAGTCTtccctcagtcagccttactgcctgcCTTTACTACAATAGTGAACTGTCTTGTGCTCgtttatttaggttttattattcgatttttaggtattttttga